Proteins encoded within one genomic window of Perognathus longimembris pacificus isolate PPM17 chromosome 28, ASM2315922v1, whole genome shotgun sequence:
- the LOC125343495 gene encoding putative P2Y purinoceptor 10 codes for MGSNSTHSTRAKCTDLHMSFQYSLYATTYIIIFIPGLLANSAALWVLCRFISKRNKAIIFMINLSVADLAHVLSLPLRIYYYISHHWPFQRALCLLCFYLKYLNMYASICFLTCISLQRCLFLLKPFRARNWKRRYDVGISAAIWVVVGTACLPLPILRGAGLGDHSESCFADLGLYHINLASSIGMVTAAELGGFVLPVAIITYCTWKTRKSLQESQVPPQNTKERKKALRMVLMCAVVFVVCFTPYHLNFPFFMMAKQYVFSNCSFIKSTLGFHIISLCLANLNCCLDPVIYYFMTSEFRDQFSEHGGLVLQSCVRCKDRALEIRQRKEDLQSISLDCLDDSNTM; via the coding sequence ATGGGAAGTAACAGTACACACAGTACGAGGGCCAAGTGCACCGATTTGCACATGTCATTTCAGTACTCCCTCTATGCGACCACCTACATTATCATCTTCATCCCTGGTCTTCTGGCCAACAGTGCAGCCTTGTGGGTTCTCTGCCGCTTCATCAGCAAGAGAAACAAAGCCATCATTTTCATGATCAACCTCTCTGTGGCTGACCTTGCTCACGTGCTGTCTTTACCCCTCCGGATCTACTATTACATCAGCCACCACTGGCCTTTCCAGAGGGCCCTGTGCCTGCTGTGCTTCTATTTGAAGTATCTCAACATGTATGCCAGCATTTGCTTCCTGACATGCATTAGCCTTCAGAGGTGCCTCTTTCTCCTCAAGCCATTCAGGGCCAGGAACTGGAAGCGTAGGTATGATGTGGGCATCAGTGCTGCCATCTGGGTCGTCGTGGGGACTGCCTGTTTGCCACTTCCCATTTTGAGAGGCGCTGGGTTAGGCGACCACAGTGAATCCTGCTTTGCTGATTTAGGTCTTTACCATATTAACTTGGCTTCCTCCATTGGCATGGTAACTGCTGCTGAACTTGGAGGGTTTGTGTTGCCTGTTGCAATCATTACTTATTGTAcatggaaaacaagaaaatctTTGCAAGAATCCCAAGTTCCACCTCAGAATACCAAAGAGAGGAAAAAGGCTTTGAGAATGGTCCTGATGTGTGCAGTGGTGTTTGTTGTATGTTTTACTCCTTACCATCTCAACTTCCCATTCTTTATGATGGCGAAGCAATATGTCTTCTCAAACTGTTCCTTTATCAAGAGCACCCTGGGTTTCCACATCATTTCACTGTGTCTCGCAAATCTGAATTGTTGTCTTGATCcggttatatattattttatgaccTCAGAATTTCGTGATCAATTTTCAGAACACGGTGGCTTGGTTCTTCAGTCGTGTGTGAGATGTAAGGACAGAGC